ACGCCCGGACGGCTGGAGGAGATGATCAACAGTGGCCTGGTCCTGCTCACCCACTGCCGCTTTTTCATCCTGGATGAGGCAGACGCACTTCTCAAGCAGGGTTACACCGAGTTGATTGACCGTCTACACAAACAAATACCCAAAATCACCACGGATGGTCGCCGTCTGCAGATGGTTGTTTGCTCGGCCACGCTGCACGCATTTGAAGTAAAGAAGATGGCTGAGCGCTTGATGCATTTCCCCACCTGGGTGGACCTGAAGGGGGAGGATGCTGTCCCTGAGACGGTTCACCACGTCGTCTGTCTTGTCGATCCGCAGGTGGACACTAGCTGGCAGTCGCTACGCCAACTCATTAGCACTGACGGCGTCCACGACCGAGACAACGTTCATCCGGGCAATCATTCCCAGGAGACGCTGTCGCAGGCAGTCAAGTTGCTCAAGGGCGAATACTGTGTGCACGCTATAGAGAAACACAAAATGGACCGGGCCATTATATTCTGCCGCACCAAGCAAGACTGTGACAACTTGGAGAGATATCTCCGCCAGCGAGGCGGACAACGCTACTCGTGCGTCTGCCTTCATGGTGATCGAAAACCGCAGGAGCGTAAACAAAACCTGGAAATGTTTAAGCGGCAACAGGTCAAGTTCCTGATTTGTACGGACGTGGCAGCTCGTGGTCTAGACATTACTGGGCTGCCGTTCAGTAAGTTCTcgttaattttaaaaacaatgaaCATCTTtgaattaattacaaaatactTTCTTATCCTCAGTGATTAATGTGACGCTGCCCGATGATAAGACCAATTACGTTCATCGCATTGGACGTGTGGGAAGAGCGGAGCGCATGGGGTTGGCTATCAGTTTGGTGGCCACAGTTCCGGAGAAAGTTTGGTACCACGGCGAGTGGTGCAAGTCGCGGGGTCGTAACTGCAACAACACAAACTTAACCGAAGTCCGAGGATGCTGCATCTGGTACAACGAACCAAACCTACTCGCCGAAGTTGAGGACCACTTGAACATCACCATCCAGCAGGTAGACAAGGCCATGGAGGTGCCAGTTAATGACTTCGACGGCAAGGTTGTGTACGGTCAAAAGAATTTCAACACTGGCAGCAGCTACGAGGACCATGTCGAGCAGCTGGTGCCTACTGTACGCAAACTGACGGACCTGGAGTTGCAATCACAATCTTTATTCTTGAAACGTCTTAAGGTCTAAAGCGAATCTGGAGCGACATTTGTTTGCTAAGCAAGGAGGATTGCATTACCAACTCACGCGGAAATACTTTAGCGGCACTGACACACACATTTGTATATGTAGGAAATCGGAGCTCAAGCTCGGCCATTAAGAATAAACATTCAATTAAACTAGCTTTAAAATCTTCTGTCTAATGAGTATACAGCCTCGTTTGGAAGCTGGAGTTCGGTTGCCATCactcctcttcctcctcgtcctcctcgttCAACTCGGTTCGCATCTGTTGCAGCGCTCTGAGCTGCTGGCACAGCTGATTGCCAAACGACTCGACGTAGCGGGGGCTGATCTTATCGAGCAGCGCGTACGGCGTTTCAAATATCTCCTCCTCATTGTCGTTACCCTGCTCTTGTCCGTTGCAAAGTAGCGCGGAGATCCGGCTTTCCTCGTCTATAGTGTCGTACTGGGAAGAGACGATCTTGAAGCCACGACTGGTCACCTGAACGCAGCATGTGGCGCTCTCGATGGTCCTGATGTTTAAGTAAATTTGCGTGGCATCGCTCGCTAGTTTTGAGGAGATGCAGATCTCAGCGACGTGCGCCTTGACATCTTTAATGATGGCGTTGGCTTCATCCTCGCAGTTGAAGGCTTGCTCCTCCCCAGGCTCCGTGTTGGCTTTCGGTTCGCCCATCACAATAGAATCGCTTCGGAGCGCTTCGGCACTCCTTTTAATTGAATCCCAGTCGATTTGGTTCCCTTTTACAGGCGCAACATGTTTTTCGACTCTAGTCCATATGTGTCACAGCAGCTGTCTGGTGTCTGCCACGCGTTAGTAAATTTCAACCGGTCGAACGAAGCAGGGCGTTCCAACTCTCGTATACCCTGGATAACTacacaaaactaaaaataatcATTGTCTTTTATGGCCAATTTTACATGCAATTTAGTTATGttttttagtttggttttttttaagAACGCCTTTTAGTgaacataatttatttttgtactATTCCTTATTGAAATGCACCCATGAAGTCAAATTTCGTAAGATATGCCGGTAAATAACGTTTGGTGTCGTATGAATGTATAAATTCATcctaaaatagttttaaatgcGGATTACATACATTCCACGATACTTTTTCACGCAATATACCCCCAGTAGATATTCATATTATGATAGATGGCGTTTTGGTCGACAACAGAGAATGCTTAGGAGCTTGAAAACCAGGGCTACTCGAGGCAATTTTTATGGGAATCATCGATGGCGGAAAGTATATCGATAGGAAAGAACATCGCTTCAGTTCCAGCTCCAATTTcgttgcgaaaaaaataagaatCGAGGCATCTATACGGACGTCTCAAACTGCAGTTCGAAGAATATACGGACAGATTGTGGTTCTTGACAGGCACAGACTTTCAGGGCGTGTCACAACGATTGCTAGTGCAAATTACCCGTTCGCAGGCAAAGTGACACAAGCAGCAACATTAAAATGAGCGCACCTGGCATGGACAAGAGAAAACTCTCGTAAGTATTTTGCTGTGCTCCTTCATTTTTCCTACAcggcgcacacacactcgccgTGGGCAGAGTACACACGCTCAGCCCGTGCGCGAGTGTGAGTAGCAGCTGCGCGCAAGCAGCGCTGTCGGCGCGAAATTGATTTTTCGCGGCAGAAGTTTTCTTGAGCTAGTAGGCATTTTCCTTTGCAGCGTCGGGATAAGCAAGGAACAGGGTCAGGGGTAGCATTAGGCTGTGGCAGAAAGAAGGAGAGGGCAGCTACGGCTGGCGTACGATTTCGGACAAGCGATTTCGTCCTGGGCAAGGCCAAGGACGAATTTGGCAATCTGACGGAAGTCGATTTCTATCTGATATCAACAATCGTTTACTGGCATAGTTTTAATTTGTGTTGTATTACGCAGAATAATGTAACAGGAAGAAAAAGAGCTACACGCATCATCGATCAAGGTTCGAGACGatatcattaaaatatgtgCTATGTAATAGAATTACGCTCTAGAAGTACACAGTATGCCACAGTATGCTGTTTTTGACATTCCTCTTGGCTCCAAATCCTTCATTTCGCGAATATTGTTCTATTTAGGTTGTACCATGCAACACATACCAATTCCGCCATAAGTGCGCGATAACAACAGACCTGCAGATCCAATAACTCGACAACCAACTAACTATTCAACCTGACCGTTATCGGACAGAGTTTTACGGCCGCGTTAGCCCGCTCTCTAATTCTACCGTGTATGAGTAATGCCAGCACTAACCGCATTAGTTTGGCCCAGTCAAAAGCGAGTTGGCATAGATTGTCGTGATGCCTGCCAACGTCCTTGGCCCTGTGCGGCCGCCCGACGCCCAACGACCCTGCAGCTCGCATCCGCTTGAGCCCGTAATCACCCTCATCACCGTGGTCCTCAACCACTTTGTCGAGCGCTCACCGTCTTATCAGCTCGCTGATATTCAGAGCGCGTTTAAGCATACTCAGCCTTCCCTCCCCTGAACTTGCCAAGCTTATAAATAGCACACACCTGCTTAAGAAAATCCATACAGTTTGCATGGGAAAGGTGCAATTTATGTTGCACGCGCCCCTGCTGCAGAGCCATCAATGCCAGTTGCTTTCAAACTGGGCGCCCTCAATGCCAACGCCTAGTCCGTGGGTGCAGGCAAGCCCTGAGGGCCAAGTGCTCCCCTGGTAGAGCTTCCATCGCGTGCCAGGGCTAACTGTTGCTGCGGTGACTCATAGTCCACTGGTACTTGCGATGGCTGGGCTTTATCGCACTCTGTCAGAATGTGACCTACGCTGGTGAAGGAATGTCGGAGGGAAGTGCAACTTCGCTAGCCAGCTCCGAGGTCTTACCCTGAGTGTAGTCATCAACAGTTAATTCCATATGCTGAGATGTGGATAGTAATCCTATGCAATGCAAAGACCCATATTCACTTTGGTTTTTCCTTTATTTAGGACATCTGGCGACTCGCTTTACGAGATCCTTGGACTTCCGAAGACAGCCACCGGAGATGATATTAAAAAGACTTACCGGAAACTCGCACTCAAATACCATCCCGACAAGAACCCGGACAATGTCGATGCGGCTGATAAGgtaaaatatttcgaaaaatgGGTCTATGCTTTACTAAACGTTATATATATGCAGTTCAAGGAAGTAAACCGGGCCCACTCGATACTAAGCGACCAGACGAAGCGAAACATATACGACAACTATGGCTCTTTGGGCTTGTACATAGCGGAGCAGTTTGGCGAAGAAAATGTCAACGCATACTTTGTGGTCACGTCCCCGGCTGTAAAGGTCAGGAATCAGGGTATTTCGCGTCACTAGGCGGCACATTAAGTAATCTCTGATTTTCTTTGCAGGCGGTGGTTATCTGCTGTGCTGTGATCACTggatgctgttgttgctgctgctgctgctgctgttgcaacttCTGCTGCGGCAAGTTCAAGCCGCCGGTCAACGAGTCCCACGATCAGTATGCACATTTGAATGTGAGTGAAGTTTAAATTGGCTCTGCCAAGTTCAATTATAAAACCTGCCCCAACCCAGCCCGCCAAAAACTTAAATCATTTTGATTTAGTTAACAAAagagaaaacaagaaaaccaATCCGGTGCAAAGCTAAAACATTAACACTAACGCATGCTTCCCATCCACCCACACACTGACTACTACCAACCGAACACCAAACCAACTTTGATGATTTTTGTGGGAAGATCCGTATCATTGTTCCTTTTGAGAAGCTAATGTTTAGTCAAAAACGTGCCCCTACATCTGGAATGGACACTTTTACACTTTTAGCTTTACTGCTACCCGATCAATAAACGCTTAACCATTTCTTAGTATAATTTTCCTGGTTTATAAGCTTTCTTGGCGCACCATCTCCATCGATTGGTTTTCCTTACACCCGTACAAACACTAGTCTGCACTGTTTTgtaattagtttattttggGGTAAGTATGAagtttggttttgatttttggttATCTATTCTCCAAACAATGCAGTAATCAGAATACTGACTTTAAGACCAGAGGTAAACTAACCCAAAACCTTTCCGATTCATTAgaattatatttgtattattcGTTTTTAGTgattgttttgtatttttgtacTTCACGAAAATCATCAAATGCTTCCAACGTTGCTCTCTCTATTGAAAAATAACTAATAAATAACGTCAACACGTACACGCTCGGATTTCTCGAGACAAATTCTGCGAAACTGCACTTTCAGAAAAATGTTCaaccatttttgttttacccACGAttgcttttcttgttttttaagtGTCCCATTACGCATACAAATTTAGTTTGCACCCACACTAGAAGTCTTCTTCCTTTGTTAGTTTGCAAGCTAAGGCAGAGAAGCTATAGACTTACgttctatttttgtttaactttttttttctcaaaaCTCTTTGCGATCGACTCATCATATCCACCACCTACTAccacccacaaccaccacACATTCGCTCTCGACCTCGCCGTCAGCGCCCCGATGGCAATCGAGAAGGCAACGATATGCCACCGCATATGGGACAGCCGCCACGCCTTGTAAGTATGCGATTCGAAAATAATACCAGCACAAGTACAGCATGAAATAGGTGCAAGATCACCTGCGACCTGCCTACCGCCGTCACCTGGCACAAGGCACCCATCCACCAACTAACTAACACAAAGCCAAATCTGAGCTCTATTTAAACGGTAAACAATCTAAATTTATATGTTCCAAGGGAACACGTCTTACTAACATAAGTCATTCAATTAACTCGATCGAGATAACAGAAGAAGAGatgacaaaataaaaaacgccGTTCTTGAAAGTACTGATGTAAATGCTTGGtaaattttttatgattttcttTCACTGCTGTTATTTGGctgattttaattttgtagtaTTTGGCTTTAAGTATCCTTCTATTCATAACACAAGTGTATGGTAGTGGTCGTAGCTCAACTGTAGAATAGTGGACATGGCTTGTAGGCAGCTTACCCACCGAAGGTTTTTGACTAAACATTGCTTATGGGATCATCCCTCCAAGCTCTCAAAACTCGCTGCAGAAACTAAAGTACCAACAGAAATCCTAATCTCTTCTTTTTGTATCCCGCAGGAGGACGTTGACCTCGACGACGTAAACTTGGGTGCGGGTGGAGCCCCCGTGACCTCACAGCCGCGCGAACAGGCCGGAGGACAGCCTGTTTTTGCAATGCCCCCGCCTAGCGGAGCCGTGGGAGTAAACCCTTTCACAGGCGCTCCTGTAGCAGCTAACGAGAATACATCGCTTAACACAACGGAGCAGACCACTTACACGCCAGGTATATAAACAGTAGGTCCAGAAGTCAACCTCACAGCCAGCCTCCGCCAGTTTGGCAATCCGACAAAACGTCTTTGACCATCGAACTTGTTATTGTGCATATATCGAACAAAAATAGTAATCTTCGGTCGCTGGATAGGTGGCGTAGGCATTCAGTCTCCAATCGACATATGCCGTCCAGCGATCAGATCAACACCTCCTTAGCAGTAAGCTcggtattttttaaaaacttccTGTACATGAGACCTTACACATGCGCAGGCATGAACATGAGATCCCATTAACATAgatctgcatgctgaatcgCTTTTTCACACACTGCCCGAGCTGCGAGGCGACCAATGGCTAGATGGATTGACTCAGCCTTGCGGGGTCTCAGGTCTGCGACAGCCGTACTCAAGTCCCCCATTTTAAGTAACTCCTTTCAAGATCGTTTTCCAAGCTCccgcaaattaaattaaatctttGTTTACCTTTTGGATGATTTTGGATTGTCATTGTTTCATGAATGATTCAAGACATATAAAATGAATGTAGCTTAAGTTTGAcgatttttattgattttattgtttgttatGCAACGCGTaaatttttgatttcatttcacttaTCACTATCTacctctctctccctctctcttcACCTTTAGATATGGTTAATCAAAAATATTAGTCAAGTGCTGCGAGCGAGTCAAACCCGGGTGCTTGCGTACACCACACATTCAGATACAGACACAGAAAATACAAGCCCCTAAATTGTAACAG
This portion of the Drosophila santomea strain STO CAGO 1482 chromosome 3L, Prin_Dsan_1.1, whole genome shotgun sequence genome encodes:
- the LOC120450589 gene encoding ATP-dependent RNA helicase Ddx1; translated protein: MTAFEEFGLLPELGKATDELDWTLPTDVQAEAIPLILGGGDVLMAAETGSGKTGAFCLPILQIVWETLRDLEEGKAGKGGAVGGAVSPWTMSFFDRGNALAVTPDGMRCQSREFKEWHGCRATSGVRGKGKFYFEATVTDEGLCRVGWSTQQANLDLGTCRFGFGFGGTGKKSNNRQFDDYGEAFGKADVIGCLLDLQRQEVSFSKNGQNLGVAFRLPDNLAKETFYPAVVLKNAEMQFNFGKTDFKYAPANGFVGAYQAGPEHSKANPLASPTAGAASAKPAPNAPQAIIIEPSRELAEQTYKQIEKLKYHLSNTEVRSLLLIGGVRLEEQKTQLMQGTHIVVGTPGRLEEMINSGLVLLTHCRFFILDEADALLKQGYTELIDRLHKQIPKITTDGRRLQMVVCSATLHAFEVKKMAERLMHFPTWVDLKGEDAVPETVHHVVCLVDPQVDTSWQSLRQLISTDGVHDRDNVHPGNHSQETLSQAVKLLKGEYCVHAIEKHKMDRAIIFCRTKQDCDNLERYLRQRGGQRYSCVCLHGDRKPQERKQNLEMFKRQQVKFLICTDVAARGLDITGLPFMINVTLPDDKTNYVHRIGRVGRAERMGLAISLVATVPEKVWYHGEWCKSRGRNCNNTNLTEVRGCCIWYNEPNLLAEVEDHLNITIQQVDKAMEVPVNDFDGKVVYGQKNFNTGSSYEDHVEQLVPTVRKLTDLELQSQSLFLKRLKV
- the LOC120450590 gene encoding GSK3-beta interaction protein, with protein sequence MGEPKANTEPGEEQAFNCEDEANAIIKDVKAHVAEICISSKLASDATQIYLNIRTIESATCCVQVTSRGFKIVSSQYDTIDEESRISALLCNGQEQGNDNEEEIFETPYALLDKISPRYVESFGNQLCQQLRALQQMRTELNEEDEEEEE
- the LOC120448532 gene encoding dnaJ homolog subfamily C member 5 homolog isoform X1; the encoded protein is MSAPGMDKRKLSTSGDSLYEILGLPKTATGDDIKKTYRKLALKYHPDKNPDNVDAADKFKEVNRAHSILSDQTKRNIYDNYGSLGLYIAEQFGEENVNAYFVVTSPAVKAVVICCAVITGCCCCCCCCCCCNFCCGKFKPPVNESHDQYAHLNRPDGNREGNDMPPHMGQPPRLEDVDLDDVNLGAGGAPVTSQPREQAGGQPVFAMPPPSGAVGVNPFTGAPVAANENTSLNTTEQTTYTPDMVNQKY
- the LOC120448532 gene encoding dnaJ homolog subfamily C member 5 homolog isoform X2 encodes the protein MSAPGMDKRKLSTSGDSLYEILGLPKTATGDDIKKTYRKLALKYHPDKNPDNVDAADKFKEVNRAHSILSDQTKRNIYDNYGSLGLYIAEQFGEENVNAYFVVTSPAVKAVVICCAVITGCCCCCCCCCCCNFCCGKFKPPVNESHDQYAHLNEDVDLDDVNLGAGGAPVTSQPREQAGGQPVFAMPPPSGAVGVNPFTGAPVAANENTSLNTTEQTTYTPDMVNQKY